The Candidatus Omnitrophota bacterium genomic interval TACCCCCGGGTTTTCCGATTTCTACTCCGAGGTCCTTTCCGGGGTGCGCGCTGTGGATAACGCCATAGTGGTCATTGACGCCGCCGCCGGGGTTGATGTCGGCACGGAAAAAGCCTGGGCGCTCCTTGAAGATATCGGATTGCCCAGGATCATATTTATCAATAAAATAGATAAAGAAGGCGTTGATCGCGATAAAGTAGTCGCCGATATACGGAACAGCCTTTCCCGGAACGCAGTAATTCTGAATTCCAGCAGCCTTGAGGAATTGATGGAGCCGATCGCCGAAAGCGACGACGCGCTTCTGGAGAAATACCTGTCCGAAGGAAAGCTTTCCCTGGAAGAGTTGAAGAATGGGTTGCATAAAGCGGTTTATAACGCCAAAGTCTTTCCCATACTTTTTGGATCAGCGGCTACTGATGCCGGGCTTGATGAGTTGATCCGGGCGATAAAAGATTATCTGGCCTGTCCGGAAGAAGAGACGCATATGCTGGTTCAGGATGGAGAGGTCTCTGCTTCGGGAACCTCGCCGTTTTCCGCGTTTGTTTTTAAAAGCATTGTCGATCCTTATGTGGGGCAGTTAAGCCTGGTGAGGATATTTTCCGGCAGACTGGCGGCTAACTCGACTTTTTATAACGTTACTCAAAAAACCCCGGAGAAGTTCGGCCATATTTATGTGCTGCAGGGCAAAGAAGAAAGGGCTGTTGACGCGGCCGGCTGCGGTGATATTGTGGCGATCCCCAAGCTGAAACTCACCCAGACTTCGGATTCCTTGAGCGATCAGGCGCATCCGGTAATTTTTTCCCCGCTGGTTTTCCCGGAGCCGATGATGTCAGCCTCGGTAAAGCCCAAAACCCGGCAGGACGAAGAAAAGATCTCTCAGGCATTGGCCAAGTTGGTCGCCGAGGATCATAGTTTTCATTTCCGGGTTGACCCGGAGACCAAAGAGATGATCATATCCGGTATGGGAGATCTCCACCTGCATGTGATGATCGGCCGGCTGAAGAAACGATTCAATGTGGATGTGGAGTTGGGTACGCCGAAAGTCCCGTATAAAGAGACCCTAACCCGGTCAGCCAAGGTGCAGGGGAAATTCAAGCGGCAATCAGGAGGCCGAGGCCAGTATGGGGATGTGTGGATTGAGGTGCATCCGTTGGAGCACGGCAAAGGTTTTGAGTTCCTTGATAAGGTTGTAGGCGGGGCTATCCCCCGGAATTTTATCCCTTCTGTCGAGAAGGGGGTGCGCCAGGCAATGGCCCAGGGTGTTATAGCCGGCTATCCGATGGTGGATGTGCAGGTTGTTCTTTACGACGGTTCTTATCATGATGTGGATTCTTCGGATATGGCTTTTCAGCGCGCCGGAGGCATGGCATTGCGTAAGGCCGCTCAAGAAGCCGGCCCCGCCTTGCTTGAGCCTATAATGGAAGTTGAAGTTTACATCCCTGAAGAATTCCTAGGGCAGGTATCCGGGGACCTTAATTCCCGCCGGGGCAGGCCCATGGGCCTGGAGGTTAAGGGTAAGATGCAAGTGGTCAAGGCCATAGTCCCTTTAGCCGAGATGTTCACCTATGCCAGCGATCTGCGTTCGATGACCCAGGGCAAAGGAAGTTATACCATGAAATTCGCCCATTACGAACAGGTTCCGGGAAAGATCGCCAGCCCGATCATCAGCAGGTATCAGGCGCAGTATAAGGAAACAGAGGAGTAATTAAGTTTACAGTTAATAGTTTCTAACTGACACCCGGCGCAATCGGCACCCCGCGCAAATGGATGCGCGGGTGTCCGTTTTGTGGTGGAAAATATGCGCCGGTGTTGTGTTTCTACACAAAGAGAGGATTTGGTTTAAATGAAAATCGGTATTTACGGCACGGATGTTTTTTCACAGGGCAAGGCAAATCTGATAGACCCGAGGGTCAAGGCCTTAAAACAGATGTTCAATTCAGCCAAAGAGGTCTATATAC includes:
- a CDS encoding elongation factor G, encoding TPGFSDFYSEVLSGVRAVDNAIVVIDAAAGVDVGTEKAWALLEDIGLPRIIFINKIDKEGVDRDKVVADIRNSLSRNAVILNSSSLEELMEPIAESDDALLEKYLSEGKLSLEELKNGLHKAVYNAKVFPILFGSAATDAGLDELIRAIKDYLACPEEETHMLVQDGEVSASGTSPFSAFVFKSIVDPYVGQLSLVRIFSGRLAANSTFYNVTQKTPEKFGHIYVLQGKEERAVDAAGCGDIVAIPKLKLTQTSDSLSDQAHPVIFSPLVFPEPMMSASVKPKTRQDEEKISQALAKLVAEDHSFHFRVDPETKEMIISGMGDLHLHVMIGRLKKRFNVDVELGTPKVPYKETLTRSAKVQGKFKRQSGGRGQYGDVWIEVHPLEHGKGFEFLDKVVGGAIPRNFIPSVEKGVRQAMAQGVIAGYPMVDVQVVLYDGSYHDVDSSDMAFQRAGGMALRKAAQEAGPALLEPIMEVEVYIPEEFLGQVSGDLNSRRGRPMGLEVKGKMQVVKAIVPLAEMFTYASDLRSMTQGKGSYTMKFAHYEQVPGKIASPIISRYQAQYKETEE